In the genome of Anaerolineaceae bacterium oral taxon 439, the window TCAGGCTCCGTAAGCCCGATAAACTGATCCCTCCCCAGGATAAAATGGTGCCAGAATCCGCAGGGAACGCGCTCAACCTCCCGATTATTCATCACGTCCTGAAGAAGCCTGCGACTACTTCTTTGAATCATATCGCCGTCCTCACCACAATCGATAGCGCGTCCATATTCAAAGAGAAGCCAGAATGACGTCGCAGAGCGCGCCGACCTGATACGACATTGTGACCGCGCCAGGATCGAGATGCCCGACACCCTTGCCCGATTGATACGTAGCGCGGCCGCGAACGGCCTCCATCGCCCTCGTCGATTCAGCGCCCGCTTCCGCCGCGGCCTTCACCTTCGTCAGCAGCTCCGCCTCCGGCAAGCCCTCCGACAGGCCAAGCCTGAACGTTTCGACGGCAGGCGCAAGCGCGTCGATCATCGTCTTAAACCCGGCCTTCGCCTTTCCACGCGCCATGATATCGTTCAGCATCGCTTCCAGCGCGTCGCAAAGCCCCTGCCCATCCAGCGCTTCTTTTCCGTTCAGGCCCTTCGCCGCCGCGATATACGCGCCGCCATATAAAACTCCCGAGGACCCGCCGATCGTCGCCATCATCGTCATCCCGATCTTCTGAAATAAAGCGTTCAGCGGTAAACCGGCCAGCTCGTCCCTCATTTCAACCAGCTTCCGAAAACCCTTATCCAAATTGGACCAATGGTCCCCGTCGCCGGTAGCCAAATCCAAATCCGTCACGTACGTTTCGTTCGCATGGATCCGATCGTACGCCGCCCTCAGGAAGTCCACATAAAGCTCAGACGTAATCCTCATCAGCCTACCCCCTTATCGTTAATCCGAGCGTCCGGCAGGGCGCTGAAACCAGCTTTTTCAGTTCGACGTCGAGCTTCAGCAGCGTCACGCTCGCCCCCGCCATATCAACCGACGTCATATAATTACCGACCAAATCAAGCGCGACCCGAATTCCTCTGGATTTCAGGATTTCCTGAACCTCGTAATTTAAAATATATAATTCCATGACCGGGGTCGCGCCCAATCCGTTGATCATCAGCGCGACTTCGCTCTGATCAAAGTCATAATCCGCGAAAATATAATCGGTCAGCGTCTTCGCTAATTCCTTCGCCGTCTGAACCTTTCCGCGATGGACCCCCGGCTCGCCATGGATCCCCATCCCGATTTCGATCTCGTCGTCAGCCAGCTCAAATCCCGGACGCCCCACCGCAGGAAGCGTGCAGGCCGCCATCGCCATCCCCATGCTGCGAAGCTGCGCGATCGCCTTTTCGGCGACCGCCTTAACGTCCGCCAACGACGCGCCATCCGCCGCGGCCGCGCCGGCGACTTTATGAACGAAGACGGTCCCCGCGATCCCGCGCCGGCCGGTCGAATACGTACTGTCCTCGACCGCGACGTCGTCGCGAACGACGACATGCTCCACTGCGATACCTTCTCCGCGGGCAATTTCCTCGGCCAATTCAAAATTCATGATATCGCCCGAATAATTCTTAATAACCAGCAAAACCCCTTTACCGCTGTCGGCCCGGCGGATACCCTCGATAATCCGGTCCGGACTCGGAGATGAGAAAATGTTCCCCGCTACCGCCGAATCCAACATTCCCTCCCCAACATACCCTGCATGCGCAGGCTCGTGACCCGAACCGCCGCCGGAAACAATCCCGACGTTCCCGCTCCTGACCTTCTTCGTAACGACCTCGACGCCCGGAAGATACTCGAGCGTATTGTCCGCTGAAACCAGGCCCATCAACGTCTCGCTGACGACGGAATCCGGATGATTGATAATCTTCTTCATTTTAAAGTCCTTTCTGAATTAAGCCTAAATAAATTTGCCGGACGCGATGATCCGAGGAAATATCCTTCGCCCTGCCTTCCATGCCAACCCTGCCGTTCTCAAGAACGTACGCACGGTCAGAAATCTGCAAAGCCATATTCGCGTTCTGCTCGATCAGTAAAATCGTTACGCCCTGTCGCTGGATCTCCAGGATCAGCTCGAAAATCTGGTTCACGATATTCGGCGCCAACCCCAGCGACGGCTCGTCCAGGAGGAGCAGCCGCGGCTCCGACATCAACGCCCGGCCAATCGCGAGCATCTGCTGTTCCCCGCCGGATAACGTCCCCGCCTGCTGCCGCCTGCGCTCCTTCAATCGCGGGAACAGCTCGTAACAGCGGGCATATCCAGCCTCGATCTTCGCCGCGTCTTTAACGATATATCCGCCCAGACGGAGATTCTGTTCAACGGTTAAATCCGGAAAAACTTCGCGGCCCTCCGGCGATAAGCTCATCCCCAATTCGACGATTTTATACGCCTCAAGGCTGGTGATATCGCGGTCGTTCAGGCTGACTTTTCCGCTCCGCGGCTTCAACAGTCCGGAAATCGTATTCACCAGCGTCGACTTCCCGGCGCCGTTCGACCCGATCAGGCAGACGACCTCGCCCTGATCGACATGAAGCGAAATACCTTTCAGCGCGTGAATCGCGCCGTAGTACGTATGAAGGTCCTCAACCCGCAGCATTCAGATTTCCCCCTAAATAAGCCTCGATAACGCGCGGATTATTCGCGACCCCGGCAGGGAGTCCCTCCGCGATCATCGCCCCGTCGTCCAGAACGTAAATCCGATCCGAAATATTCATTACCACGCGCATGTCATGTTCGATCAGCAGGATCGTATACCCAAGCCCGCGAATATAGCGGATGCAGCTGAGCAGCTCATCCGTTTCCTGCGGATTCATTCCCGCCGCCGGCTCGTCCAGCAGGATCAGTTCCGCCCCGGTTGCGATCGCCCGGGCAATTTCAGCCTTGCGCTGGTCGCCGTACGGAAGATCGCCTGCGTAATCGTCCTTCTTCCCCTCGAGCCCGAGAATCTGAAGAATCTCCAACGCCTTGAGGACCTTCGCGTCCTCTTCCGCGCGGAAACGCTTCGTCCGGAAAGTCGAATCAAATAAACCGTACCCTGTCCGAATATGCGTCCCAACAAGGACATTCTCGATAACGCGCATGTCTTTAAAAAGCCGGATATTCTGAAACGTTCGCGAGATTCCCCGCTGAACGATCGCCTGAGGCTTTTTCCCATCGATCCGCTCCCCTTTGAAGCGAATTTCGCCATGATCCGGCGTGTACACACCGGTCAGCAGGTTGAAAACCGTCGTCTTCCCCGCCCCGTTCGGACCGATCAGGCTGACGATCTCGTTTTTATGAATTTCCAGGCTGACATTTTTAACCGCGCTGATCCCGCCGAACGAAATCGAGACGCCCGAAACTTTAAGAATCTCTTCGTTCATGGTTGATTCCCTTTCGACTCGGTCAGCCGCGATTCGAACTGGGTCAGAACGTCGTCGCGGATCGGATAAGGCGCGCGCGATTTCCAGCCGAGAATCCCCTGCGGACGGAAGCGCATCATCAAAATCAGGATCAGTCCGTAAATAACGAACCGATAATCCGTCAGCGACCGCGACAGCTCCGGAAGCAGGACCAGGATGACCGAGCCGACGACCATACCCCGGATCGTCCCCATCCCGCCAAGGATCACGACGCTCAGGATCATCGTCGACATATCGAAGGTAAACGTGTTCTGGTCGATATAGCCCAGCTGGTTCGCGTAGAGCGAACCGGCGAGCGCGGATATGACCGCCGCCAGGACGAACGCCATAACCTTATAATAGGTCACGTTGATCCCCATCATGACCGCCGCGGTCTCGTCGCCCTTAATCGCGCGAAAAGCCCGCCCGGTTTTCGAATCGTAGAGAAGCCTGCTGAAAATCATGACCAGAAGCATCAGGATCAGAGAAAGATAGTACAACCCGCCATTCGCCATTGAAAACGGAATTCCGAAAAGCTCCGGACGGGGAATCCCGCGGATCCCCAGCGGCCCGTTTGTGACCGGTTCCCAGACGATAATCATCGTCCGGATAATCTCGCCGAAACCCAACGTGATAATCGAAAGGTATGTCCCGGTCAGCCGCAGCGACGGCATCCCGATCAGGATCCCGACGATCGCCGAAACGACGACGCAGAGCAGCAGGGAAGCGAAGAAATTCCAGCCGTACGCCTTCGTCAGGACTGTCGTCGTATACGCGCCGACGGCGACGAATCCTGCCTGGCCCAGCGAGACCAGCCCGACGTACCCGACGAGAATATTCAGGCCCAGCGCCAGCGTAATATAGATCATGACCTTGACAACAATATTCATGATATACGAATTCAGGCGAAACGCCGGCAAAATCAGTAAAAGCCCGATCGAGAGAAGCTGCGCCATGAAGAGGATCGAAGGTCTGCTTAAGAATCGCAGGATAGATTCAGCCGTTGTCTTGATAGAGTTCATGCTACACCTTCTTAATCGATTTCTTCCCTAAAAATCCGTTGGGACGAATAATTAAAACCAGTATCAAAATAATAAATGACATGCTGTCCCTGAATTCGGAGCCTAAAACCGAGGCGGCGAACGACTCGCTTATGCCGACGACCAGTCCGCCCAGAAGCGAACCGGGCAGGCTTCCGATCCCGCCCAGAACCGCCGCGGCGAACGCCTTCAGGCCGGCCGTGTAGCCCATATTCGGGTACGCCATGTTGTAATAACTGCTGACGAGCGAACCGGCGATCGCCGCCGAGACCCCGCCCAGAAAAAATGTAAAGGAAATAATAAAATTAACGTTAACGCCCATCAATTTCGCGGCGGTGATATTCTGTTCCGACGCGCGCATGGCCAGCCCGATTTTCGTTTTCTCAACGACCAGGAGCAGCCCGACCAGCAGCGTCAGCGAAATCAGGAACATGCCGATCTGCGAATATGTAAAACTGATTCCTCCGACGGCGACCGCGCCCGCCGGGAAAAGAGACGGGAAAGATTTCTTCTGACTGCCCAGCCGGGCAATCAGAAGATTCGTAATCACGCTCGAAACGCCGATCGTCGTAATCAGCGAGGTAATCCCCTCGGCGCTTTTCTTCCGGAGCGGCTCCAGCGCCGTTTTATCGACAATCACACCCAGAATCCCGGTAATCAGGATCCCGGTAAGAATCGAAGGAACGATCCCGAAGTTCAACGAAATCAGAAACAGAATCGAATTCGCGCCGAACGCATATACCGAGCCGTGGGAAAAGTTGACCAGACGCAATATCCCGAAAACCAGCGAATAACCGACCGCAATCAGGGCATAGGTCATCCCGATCGTAATACCGTTCATGATTTGCTGCAATAACAAGGAACGCCTCCTCTCCTCTTCCCACGCGCCCTGGCCGGGAATTACTCGCCCGAACCGCTCTCCAACAGCACAAATTCGCCGTTTTTAATCGTGACCTTCGTAAACGACTTTTCGACATCGCCGTTCGCGTCAAACTTCGTCGTTCCGGTCACGCCCTCGTAACTCATTTCCGCAATCGCGTCCCGGACGGCGGCGGAATCCTGATCGCTCCCGAGCTTTTCGACGGCGGTAAAATAAATTCCGGCGGAATCGTACGCCTGAGCCGTTAACGCGCTCGGCTCGCTCCCGAATTTCGTCTTGAAATTTTTGACGAATTCCTGAACCTTCGGATCGTCAGACTTCGAGAAGAAGATAACCGGGAAAGCGACGCCTTCGACCGCCTCGCCGCCCAGCTTGATCAGCTCTTCGCTGTAAGAATTCGAGAAACCGACGATCCGGATATCCGGGTTGATTTCCTTGTACTGACGCGCGACCGGCGCGACCAGGTTATACATTCCAACGCAGATCACGACGTCCGCCCCAGCTTCGTTCAGCTTCGTGATCGCAGGGCGATAATCGTCCGATCCCTCGATAACTTCCTCGTGCGCGACGACCTTCGCGCCGCTGTCTTCCATCTCGCCGACCAGGTCCTTGACGATCCCGGACGTGCTGACGCCCCAGTCGGTCTTAATCGAAATAATTCCGATATTCTTTTTCCCGAGGTCGTTAACCGCGATATCGAGACTCGCTTTTGCCTCGCGCATGATCACCGTATTATTCCGGAAAATAAAATCGCCGATCCCGGAATAGTCCGGATGCGACGCAGAGGGGGAAATTTCGATAATTTTGTTTTCCTGATAGATCGTAGCCGCGGCCATGCAGACGCCCGAAGCGAAATGACCGACGACGCAGTGAATATCCTTATCGCTGGCGATT includes:
- a CDS encoding ABC transporter permease; translated protein: MNSIKTTAESILRFLSRPSILFMAQLLSIGLLLILPAFRLNSYIMNIVVKVMIYITLALGLNILVGYVGLVSLGQAGFVAVGAYTTTVLTKAYGWNFFASLLLCVVVSAIVGILIGMPSLRLTGTYLSIITLGFGEIIRTMIIVWEPVTNGPLGIRGIPRPELFGIPFSMANGGLYYLSLILMLLVMIFSRLLYDSKTGRAFRAIKGDETAAVMMGINVTYYKVMAFVLAAVISALAGSLYANQLGYIDQNTFTFDMSTMILSVVILGGMGTIRGMVVGSVILVLLPELSRSLTDYRFVIYGLILILMMRFRPQGILGWKSRAPYPIRDDVLTQFESRLTESKGNQP
- a CDS encoding ABC transporter substrate-binding protein → MKKVVKFIGLLLVMMMALALVGCGGTEKPAATEDPGAAAETAGGGQIKIAVAAPLTGDNSEYGIGFYNAVSMMAESWNEKGGIHNNKIAVVQFDDKNSPEEGVSVANKIASDKDIHCVVGHFASGVCMAAATIYQENKIIEISPSASHPDYSGIGDFIFRNNTVIMREAKASLDIAVNDLGKKNIGIISIKTDWGVSTSGIVKDLVGEMEDSGAKVVAHEEVIEGSDDYRPAITKLNEAGADVVICVGMYNLVAPVARQYKEINPDIRIVGFSNSYSEELIKLGGEAVEGVAFPVIFFSKSDDPKVQEFVKNFKTKFGSEPSALTAQAYDSAGIYFTAVEKLGSDQDSAAVRDAIAEMSYEGVTGTTKFDANGDVEKSFTKVTIKNGEFVLLESGSGE
- a CDS encoding dihydroxyacetone kinase subunit DhaK; the encoded protein is MKKIINHPDSVVSETLMGLVSADNTLEYLPGVEVVTKKVRSGNVGIVSGGGSGHEPAHAGYVGEGMLDSAVAGNIFSSPSPDRIIEGIRRADSGKGVLLVIKNYSGDIMNFELAEEIARGEGIAVEHVVVRDDVAVEDSTYSTGRRGIAGTVFVHKVAGAAAADGASLADVKAVAEKAIAQLRSMGMAMAACTLPAVGRPGFELADDEIEIGMGIHGEPGVHRGKVQTAKELAKTLTDYIFADYDFDQSEVALMINGLGATPVMELYILNYEVQEILKSRGIRVALDLVGNYMTSVDMAGASVTLLKLDVELKKLVSAPCRTLGLTIRG
- a CDS encoding ABC transporter ATP-binding protein encodes the protein MLRVEDLHTYYGAIHALKGISLHVDQGEVVCLIGSNGAGKSTLVNTISGLLKPRSGKVSLNDRDITSLEAYKIVELGMSLSPEGREVFPDLTVEQNLRLGGYIVKDAAKIEAGYARCYELFPRLKERRRQQAGTLSGGEQQMLAIGRALMSEPRLLLLDEPSLGLAPNIVNQIFELILEIQRQGVTILLIEQNANMALQISDRAYVLENGRVGMEGRAKDISSDHRVRQIYLGLIQKGL
- a CDS encoding dihydroxyacetone kinase subunit L, which produces MRITSELYVDFLRAAYDRIHANETYVTDLDLATGDGDHWSNLDKGFRKLVEMRDELAGLPLNALFQKIGMTMMATIGGSSGVLYGGAYIAAAKGLNGKEALDGQGLCDALEAMLNDIMARGKAKAGFKTMIDALAPAVETFRLGLSEGLPEAELLTKVKAAAEAGAESTRAMEAVRGRATYQSGKGVGHLDPGAVTMSYQVGALCDVILASL
- a CDS encoding ABC transporter ATP-binding protein, whose amino-acid sequence is MNEEILKVSGVSISFGGISAVKNVSLEIHKNEIVSLIGPNGAGKTTVFNLLTGVYTPDHGEIRFKGERIDGKKPQAIVQRGISRTFQNIRLFKDMRVIENVLVGTHIRTGYGLFDSTFRTKRFRAEEDAKVLKALEILQILGLEGKKDDYAGDLPYGDQRKAEIARAIATGAELILLDEPAAGMNPQETDELLSCIRYIRGLGYTILLIEHDMRVVMNISDRIYVLDDGAMIAEGLPAGVANNPRVIEAYLGGNLNAAG
- a CDS encoding ABC transporter permease, whose product is MLLQQIMNGITIGMTYALIAVGYSLVFGILRLVNFSHGSVYAFGANSILFLISLNFGIVPSILTGILITGILGVIVDKTALEPLRKKSAEGITSLITTIGVSSVITNLLIARLGSQKKSFPSLFPAGAVAVGGISFTYSQIGMFLISLTLLVGLLLVVEKTKIGLAMRASEQNITAAKLMGVNVNFIISFTFFLGGVSAAIAGSLVSSYYNMAYPNMGYTAGLKAFAAAVLGGIGSLPGSLLGGLVVGISESFAASVLGSEFRDSMSFIILILVLIIRPNGFLGKKSIKKV